The Pediococcus inopinatus region AACAAAAAGATTATCCAACTTTTCAAGAGTTCTCAGACTACCTACAGCAAGATTTAAGTCGGGCACGTGTTCATTAACCGGAGTGAAAGGAATTAATTAAATGGTACGTGATGCAGAAAAATTATTGATCATCGGTGGTAGTGACGCTGGTATTTCAGCGGCCTTAAAGGCCAAAGAACTTAAACCGCAACTAAGAGTTCAAGTATTATTGGCAGATGAGTACCCTAATTTATCAATTTGTGGATTGCCCTATGCAGTTAGTGGGGAGGTACCCAATTGGCATTCATTAGCTCATCGGGATTTACAAGAATTAACGTCGACTGGCGTTGAGTTTCAAATGAATATGATTGCTAAGAAAATTGATCCGCAGCAACATGAAGTTATCGCGCATTCGTTTGCGGGTGAATTACAAATTTATCATTATGATCATTTGGTTGTAGCCACTGGAGCCAAGCCAAAATTATCTGGTATTACAGGGATAGACTTAGCGCGTACACAACAGCAGAATAGTAAAGTTCGTGTTTTGCATACGATGGCAGATTATTTTGCGCTTGAAACGAATTTGACTACAAACAGTGTGCAAAATGTGGCTATCGTAGGCTCCGGCTATATTGGGATTGAAATGGCGGAGGCGTTGCAGAAACGTCATTTAAACGTGACTATTTTTCAACGTGGCGCAGAGATACTATCAACGGTCGATGCTGATTTAGGCCAAATCGTTCATCAAAAATTAGTTGCTAATGATGTTCAGGTTGCAACTAACTTAACTGTTTCAGAAATTAATGAAACTGAAACTAAGGTGAAGGTTGTTGGTGTGAATGCGGATCAAAAGATAAATACTTATGATTTTGATTTGGCTTTAGTTGTGGTTGGTGTTCAGCCGAATACTGATTTATTAGTCGCAGCTGGTTCCGAAACTGGAATTGCTGGTGCCGTCAAGGTTGATCAATATATGCAAACTACGTTACCAGATATATGGGCGGCCGGTGATTTAGTTGAAACAAAACATCATTTGTTAGGGAAGGCTTACTTACCGCTGGGCACAACGGCACACAAACAAGGGCGAACTGCCGGGTTCAATGTTGCTGGTGTTCCACGTACCTTTAAGGGTAGCATTGGGACTCAAGTGCTAAAGGTATTTGATCTAGTAGTTGCGCGGACTGGATTATTAGCAAAGGAGGCCATACAGGCAGATTTTGCGCCATTTACTGTAACAACCGACGTCGATGATCATAAAGCGTATTTTCCGGGTGCACATAAGATTAAGATCAGGATTACCGGTGATCAACATACCGGCCGACTTTTAGGCGTACAGGTAATTGGTTATTACGGTAGTGAAGTTGCCAAACGTTGTGATATTTTTGCAGTGGCAATTTTTAATAATATGACGGTGGCGGAAATTAGTGATTTAGATTTATCCTATTCACCACCAGTTGGCTCACCTTGGGATGCAGTACAGATTGCGACTCAGAATTGGGAGCAACAAAGTTTGAAATATTAATTATTTATTTAAAATATTCCAACATCCAGTTGAAGCTTATATTTTAAGCGTCAACTGGATGTTGGCGTTTTATAACCTAGTTATTTTTGTGATGGAGTTTCAATTACTAATATTAAGTGTAAAATATGGTTCACCATTAAACTATTACATGATATAATGTAATAGTTGGTCGTCACATAATTGTATTACAAGGAGGATACGCATGATAAAAGTAGACTGTTGTCCGGATAAACCAGAATTAGCTAGCCGTGATTTACTGAGTGAAGAGAACGCAAGTGAGATCATCTTACTTTTTAAAGTTCTATCCAATGATACAAGATTAAGAATTTTACATTGTTTAACGCGCGAGCCTAAAATATCAGTTGGCAAGATTGCGGCTAGGCTTAATATGAAAACTGCAGCTATTTCTAACCAGTTGCAGCGATTAGTTGATCAAAAAATTGTGAAAACTGAACGTGATGGAAATTTCATCAACTATGAAATTATTGATGAATGTACTGCTATTCTATTAGAACGTGCTTGGTGTTTAGCAGAAGACACAGGTAAAATTACGGGTTAATAAATATGTGAAATGGGATGTTGCTATGATTAAAACCATTATAACTGGTATTGTGCTATACGCCTCCACCGCGATTGATTTATTAGTTATTCTGATGTTATTATTTTCAAAATATCGGTCAACAAAACATAAGCAACAAATTTATATTGGTCAATTTTTAGGTTCATACACATTGATAGCAATCAGTCTTTTTTTTGCGTTAGTACTTCACTATGTGCCTGCTAAGTGGATTCTTGGATTTTTAGGTTTAATACCGATTGGCTTTGGGATTAAATATATCCTGAGTGACGAAGATGAAGCCGCTGAGGTTGATGAAAAAATCGAACAGCGAAAAGACAAAAATTTGATCGCAACGGTTGCTTTAATCACCGTTGCATCTTGTGGCTCTGATAACATTGGACTTTTTGTGCCTTACTTTGTATCGTTAACAATCGAACAACTAATAACGACGTTTATTGTTTTTACATTCTGTATCTTCATACTTGTCTATTTGGGTGATAAATTTTCGCGTGTGAAGATTGTTAAGAAATTGTTAGATAAATTTGGTAATTGGATTATGGCAATTATTTATATTGGATTAGGCATGATGATTATTTTAGAGAGTGACACAATTTCACATCTTATTAAAATACTTTTTTGAAAAAATAGGATATCTTTTTTGTTTATATAGAGGTGTTATAGTGGCATCAGAGAATTGGTTACTTGCAAAAAAATTGTTTCGAATTACGGGTGTGGATTTGAAACATATTATAATATGAAAGTGAACGACGATCTTAGCTTAGCGTGATATTCTACGTAAAACTGAGACTTTTTGTTATTTAGGGGGCGGTAGGAGAAACATTTTGTTTTGTCTGGATTGATGGCGTACACGAGACAATTTTAGTTTTGACCATACAAGAAAGCTGTTATCACGAAAGAAGAGACAATTATGGTCAGAATTAAATAAGGAACGATATTATTGGTGATTAAAAACTTAGTTTGATGACTAATACTGATCCAACTACATTATCAGATATGAATACAAGTAGTTTCATGATAGACACTATGTTTCAACGACTTTTGAAAGAAGGTTCAGAGCTTTCTAACAATTTCATGGATGTCCCAGATTTAAAAGCGGATACGAGTCGTATGTTATTCAGTGTGAAAAAATGAAAACAGCTGTTTGTCCAGATTAGTGGTTCAAAACAGTAATTCTGTTCGTTGCGCATACAAAAAAGATCCGTTGACTCCGCTACACAAGAATAATTAAAAAAGCAAATTAATCGAAAAAAAGATTAATTTACTTTCAGTGATTACTCTAGATAGCGTTCTAAATTGAATTTATGAACAGTGTGGATAAAGTGTTCGTTTAATATTTGGTAACGATCCTCGTCAAAATATGAATGGCCCCAAGTAGTGATGTTGATAATTAATGGCTGAAATTCTTTAATAAGCTTTGCCATGGCAATTGGATCACCTTGTTGAGCTGCACAAATCGTTTCGGTATAATTCATCGCTATTCTCCTCGTAAAGTTAGATTTGGGTCGTCTAATTCTTATGGAGGAGGGGGTGAACGAATCTTGATGACTAAATTAGTCGAAGAAAGTAGCAGCAATTTTGCTTAAGACCTTGCGATGCTGTTTAGAAATCGCTTGACTACTAACGTGCAAGATTTGTCCGATAGCTTTATCCGAAAGCTGCTCAACATATTTATAATAGAGTAATTTCTTTTGTGGATCGGTCAATCTGGCTATTGAAATAACCAGCCTTTCATTGATGAAATACTCTTCAAGGTGTGCTGCTTGTTCCGCTTTAATTAATTTAACGCCCGGTAGCATCTCATCAATCAGGTATTCCAGCGTTTCCTCATTTAGTGGAACTTCAGGAACTTTGTGCTGCTCCTCCACATAAAGTGAGCGAGTCTTGTTTACCAGTGATAGCTTGGCATAATGCGAAAATGCTTGTTTGACATCTTGATCAGACATAACAAATCCTCCTTTTACCAAACAAATACTAAAAATTGTTGCAAAATGAAACCGTTTTATAAACTTGTATAAATAGATTATAAAATAAAGTCAGTCAATAATCTCAATAAATATTTTAGTTTGTCGAGGAAGTAAAAAAAATAAGTTCTAGGTGCATGTTTGTGACAAATTGTAAATAATCATTTTTGTGTTGGATAGTTCTGTTGCTTTATTTCAATTGATTAAATATAGGTGTTCAGGAAAAGACTTCATTAAAAATATTTGTATGAATAGGTTTCAATACAATAAGTTCATTGATTTAAAAAAAGTTGAACTAAAATGCTAAACCAACAAATTAACGAGTGTTTAAATAATTATGTGTAAATGAATTATTGGGAATTGAAAAAGGGAAGCCTCTCCCTTATGATAGTTAGCGTCTAAACAAACATCACAGGAGGCTTCCCCATGAATCAGTTTACCAAAGAAATTGTCACAGCACTAGCTCAGAATCAAGATTTAGACCTCATTTTTAAAGATCACCTAGAAATTGCCGTTAATGAATTACTTCAAAATGAGCTTTCCGCCTTTTTAGGCTATGAACGCTATGATAGAGCTGGATTTAACTCTGGTAATTCACGCAATGGCAACTACTTAAGAACCTTCAAAACTAAATATGGCGAGTTGAATCTCACGGTTCCACGTGATCGTAATGGCGAATTTATTAACCACACCTTACCTGCTTATCAGCGCCAAACAGACCAACTGGAACAGACGGTCATCCAGCTTTATCAAAAAGGCATTACTACCCATGAAATCTCCGATCTCATGGAAAAAATGTATGGTGCTTATTACACACCGCAAACAGTTTCTAACTTAACTAAAGTCGTTAATGAACAAGTTGAAGCTTTCAAAAGTAGAACATTGTCAGAAAAATATGCGGTTATCTATCTGGATGCCACTTATCTGCCGTTAAGACGCGACACCGTCGCAAAAGAAGCAGTCCACATTGCGATCGGTATACAGCCTAATGGGCATAAAGAAGTCTTATCATACAAAATAGCGCCTACTGAATCTGGTGCAATTTGGACAGAGGTATTGGCTGATCTGAAACAACGAGGGGTGCAACAGAATTTACTTTTTGTGGCCGATGGCTTAGTTGGATTGGCGTCTGCGGTTGGCAAATATTACCCCGAAGCCGTTATTCAACAATGTCTCGTTCATGTAAGTCGTAATATCTCGCATCGTATTCGTGTGAAAGACCGTAAAGAAGTCTTAGGTGATTTTAAATTAATCCATCAATCATCTGATAAACAGGCGGCAGAGCACAGCCTAGCTAACTTTATCAATCGCTGGCGCAAACGATATCCTAAAGTTACCCAAGGGTTATTAGAAAATCAGAAATTATTGACGTGTTTTGATTTCCCAGCAGCTATTCGGGCTAGTATTTACAGCACAAACCTAATTGAATCATTTAATAAAAAATTCAAGCGGCAGACTAAAAAACGTGAACAGTTTCCAAATGAGGAATCCTTAGAAAGAACCTTGATGACGGTTATTCTGGATTACAATGACAAGTTTGATCAGCGGGTGCATAAGGGATTCAACATGGTTGAAGACACATTAGAATCTATGTTTTAAAAAAAGGACGAGAGGCTTTTCTATTTACACATAAAATTTGACACTCTCAAATTAACTCCATAAATACAATCTACAATGAATATAGAAAGTGAGGTTTTTAATTTTGATTATTATAGCATTAATGGTTTTAGCGCTTATATCATTGGCTGTGTTTCATGTATGGCAAGAATCACGACTTTTATGGAAATCCAATTATATGGTAACTGTTGCTATAAGTAATATTTTATTTTTAGTTCTTGCTTTTATTATGTGGATTCCGGCTAGAAATAATATTTTGCTCAGTGCATTGTTGGCCATTTTAATACTTCTTGGACTTATGTCGGGGGTTAGTGGCGTCGCTAAGGATGGATTTATGATATCGGGTCTGTTGCCAACTTTAATTGACTTTAAGGACATTCAACAAATAAGTATGATGAACAAACAAATTGCACCCGATAAAACAGTTTTAGTGATCACGGGTCAGTCAAAACGGAACAAACGGTTTAGTTTTATCTTCAAAAGTAATTCAGTTGAAGTACAGAACTTTGTCAATAAACACATTGCTGATCATGCTTCTGTTCAGAGTCATGAATAATTTTTTTTGCGTTTTCGTTTACAAATGTAATCATAAATGCTATGTTACAGATGTAGTCATCAGTAGAGGTGATGGTTTTGTTAAATCGCGAAGTTTGTTGTGTGACCAATGCTGAATATGAAGTCCTGCGAATTATTTGGCACTATCCGGGAATTTCAACCAAAGATATTTGTAAGGAAATAAAAAAGCGAAAGAATTGGCAACTTAGTACTATAAAGACATTATTATTACGACTTGAAAATAAGACTTTGATTGTTAAGAATACCTACTATCATCAGGCTCATTATTATGCCCAATATAGTGAATCAATAGTCGTCTCTGCCTTTATCAAAAGGTTGCTTTCTAGGCGAGAAACCTTGTCACAAGAAGAATTCTTAGAACTTGTGGAAAATAATCTCCAAAATAACTCCAGTGACATTGGTGGGCTGAAAATAAATGAAAAAACTTAAACTTACCCTTGATAAAATGTGCTGTGAAAATGCTGTAAAAAGAATTTTTTTTGAGTTACATTCAATTAATGGAGTAGAGGAGACCCATTTTGATTTGGCGAGTCGTTCAGTGTTGATTTATCTTCAAGCAGGCACTTTACCGGCAATAGAGAGTAAATATCAGGATGAAAATTTGATTAATAAAGGATGTAAACAAGATGAAAAACAAAAAAAAGAAACAACAAAATCATGGAGATAATGATATGCAATCAATGGATCATACTCATATGAATATGGAATCCAATGGTGGCGACATGATGCAACACGGTGGACAAATGATGCATATGGGGAATATGAAACGTAAATTTTGGGTATCACTGATTTTTTCACTTCCAATCATTGCATTATCACCTATGCTAAAATTCAGCTTTATGCCTAATCTAGTTTTTCCAGGTTCAGAGTGGTTAGTATTGATCTTGGCTACTTTTCTTTATATTTATGGTGGTGCACCATTCATTAAAGGTGCAAAAGCCGAATTAAAGGAAAGAAAACCAGAAATGATGACGCTTGTAGCGTTAGGCATAACTGTCTCCTATTTCTATAGTCTCTATGCTTTCACTATAAATCAATTTTTTGTAGCAGATACCCACGTTATGGATTTCTTTTGGGAGTTAGCTACATTGATCGATATCATGTTGCTAGGTCATTGGATTGAAATGGATGCCGTTATGGCAGCAGGAAATGCACTTGAAAAAATGGCGGCTTTGCTACCTAATACTGCTACTATTGTTGCTGATAACGGTGATCATATTGAAAAACCACTAAATGAAGTTGTGATTGGTGAATCAGTAATTGTTAAGGCAGGTGAGAAAATACCTACTGATGGTATTATTCTTGATGGAAATACAACTGTGAATGAAGCTTTAGTCACCGGTGAATCTAAAGCAGTAACTAAAATGAAAAATGATAAGGTTATTGGTGGATCCACTAACGGCTCTGGTGCCATTATGGTTAAGGTAACTGGAACTGGACAGTCTGGCTATTTAGCACAAGTTATGCAAATGGTAAGTAACGCACAAAAGGAGCAGTCTAAGGCAGAGGGCGTTGCTGATAAAGTTGCAGGACTATTGGTTTACGCAGCAGTTAGTGCTGCTATTCTTACCTTTATTGTGTGGTTATTGGTTTCAGGTGACTTTAATCTGGCATTAGAACGTACCGTTACGGTTCTGGTTATTGCATGCCCACATGCTTTAGGTCTTGCCATTCCGCTAGTAGTTGCGCGTTCAACCTCAATCGGTGCACAAAATGGATTGTTAACTAGAAAACGCCAAGCGTTAGAAGATGCTACTGAGTTAGATGCTATTCTTATGGATAAGACGGGTACTCTGACTGAAGGTAACTTTGCAGTAAATGACTATAAGGCTACAGACACAGCATATTCAAATGAACAAATTCTATCGTTGATGGGTGCACTTGAATCTGGCTCAAGCCATCCATTATCGGTTGGTATCTTGTCAAAATTAAAAGAGCTAAATTTAAAACGCGAATTTTATAATCAAGTTAGCCACCCATGTTGATTGATCAAAAAATGGTCAAAAAAAGACACCAAGACGAAAAATCAGGTATCATTGAAGTTCCAACACTAAACAATGAGAGAGGTTTTCGTCTTGACGCAACAACAGCTTACCACAAATCGTCAAAAGGGTCACCACTTAACTCAAATTGAACGTGGAATGATTGCTTCTCTACACTCCGAAGGCCATTCTGCACGCCAGATTGCATCTATTATCGGTGTTAGTCATCAAACCATTAATAATGAGCTTTCTCGTGGCACTATTAAGCAGGTTAAGAAGATTAACGGAGAGAAGCACTACCTTAAGGTTTATTGTCCTGAAGCAGCTCAGGCTCGCTATGAGGAGAACCGGTCCAATAGTAGACGTCCATTAAAGTTTAAGCAAGTCACCGACTTCCTAGCCTACTTTGATGACAAGTTTCACACGGAGCACTGGTCACCCGACGCAACGGTAGGATATGCTAAAAAGCACCGTTTATTTTCACCTCATAAGATGATTTGTGCGAAGACACTGTACAACTATATTGATGCACAATTATTGGAGATCCGCAATATCGATCTTGTGGAGAAAGTAAGACGCCGAATGGCTCATCATAAAACAACGAAAGTTAAACGGCTGGCCGGTTCTAAAAGTATTGATGAACGCCCCAAGAAGGTCAATAACCGTCATGAGTTTGGACATTTTGAAATTGATACCGTTGTTGGTGAGCGTAATGGTAGCCAGAGCATCTTGTTGACTTTCACAGAGCGTAAAACACGCTTTGAAATAGTCTGCTTGATTGAGGGTAAAGACGCAGATTCAGTATCGTATGCATTGCGAAATATTGTTAATCAATATGGTGATATTATCAAGACCGTGACGGCAGATAATGGTACTGAGTTTACGACCTTAGAGACTGCACTGAATGGCATAGCTGACACTTATTTTGCCCACCCGTACACATCTTCAGAACGAGGCACTAATGAAGTTCATAATCGGATGCTTCGTCGCTATTTTCCCAAGGGGCAATCACTCGACATTGCCACTCCAAGCCAAGTTCAGATTGCTCAATCGCATCTGAACAACCTGCCTCGGCGAATTTTAAAGTTCAAAACACCAGCCGAAGCTTTTGAAAGAGAAGTCAAGCGTGCTCGCAAGGCTCATACTGCTTAGCTTTCTTCAATTGAAACTCACTGAAACCTTTCCGCCAGCTGTCTTCGCCTGCGCTGGCTAACTTGCACTTGCAATTTGCGGCTAAATTTAAAAACTATTAAAGCAAAAAATATTCAAAGCCTTCCTGGCGTAGGAATACAAGGCGAAATTAATAAAAAAAATATGACGATTGTTAATGAAAAGTATTTGCGTGAAAATAAAATCAAGTACGACAAAAATACAGCCAGTAAGTTAGCGTCTGCTGGTAACACAGTTAGTTTTCTCCTTGTTGCAAATATTAATGTTGGTTTTGTGGCCCAAGGTGACCAAATTAAACCAGCGTCAATAGCATTGATCAATGGACTTAAAGCACAGCATATTCGTCCAGTTATGTTGACTGGAGATAATCAACAGGTGGCACAGCAAGTGGCTGAACGTCTTGGAATTGATCGACAGGATGTTCATGCCGAATTAAAGCCTGATGATAAGGAGAAGATAGTTAAGCAATATCAAGATAAGGGGTTTAAGGTTGCTATGGTTGGTGACGGTGTTAACGACGCGCCAAGTCTGGTTCGGGCAAATGTTGGGATTGCAATTGGTGCTGGAACCGATGTAGCGGTTGATTCTGCCGATATTGTTTTGGTACGAAGTGATCCGGCTGACATACTGAACTTTCTAAAGTTGGCAAAGCATACGACTAGAAAAATGGTACAAAACTTGTGGTTTGGTGCAGGGTATAACATTTTTGCTATTCCATTAGCTGCCGGAGTATTGGCATTTGCAGGAATTGTATTAAGCCCAGCTTTAGGTGCTGTTCTTATGGGGCTTTCAACTATTATTGTTGCTATCAACGCGCAGACATTACGAATTGGCAAGTAAGTGCGAGGAGGGATTGATGTGCAACGCAAACGGCTTTATTTAATACTCATTGGCTTTATTATTATCGTGATCGGACTCAATGTGTTTTGGTTAATTAAATTTAAGCAATCGCCAGTTAAAGCAGGAATGATGCCAAATACAAGCTCACAAATCACTAATAATAAGGAAAAACAAAGAATATTGAACATTCCTCCTGTATTAAAACCAGATTCAACTGATGCTAACAATGTTTATTACACTTTGCGAGCACAAACAGGTATGACACAGTTAGTATCTGGGGAAAAAACAAAAACGTATGGTTATAATGGCCCATTTCTCGGCCCAACGATTCGAGTTGAAAGAGGGCAGAATATCCATATTCATACTCAAAACCGTTTAAAACAAGCAACTTCTTTTCATTGGCATGGTGCTATTTTAGATGATTCAAGTGATGGTGGTCCACATCAAACAGTTGCAGCAGGACAGAACAAGTTGATAAGTTTTAAAGTTAATCAACCTGCTGCTACGCTCTGGTATCATCCTCATGCTGTTGGTAGTACGGCTAGTCAAGTTTACAATGGACTAGCTGGTTTTTTGTTAGTTGATGACCAAAATAGTCGGCAACTAAAACTACCTAGAAATTATGGCAAAGATGATTTTCCAATTGTAGTACAAGATCGAAGCTTTGATAAAAATAATCAGTTAGATTATAAAAAAATTGTATCTAGTAATGGTACGTTGGGTAATACGTTACTAATAAACGGTACTCAAAATCCATATATCGAAACAACTACTAAATATGTTCGGTTACGCTTATTAAATGGTTCCAATGCTCGTGAATATACCTTTAAATTAGATGATCGTAGTTCCTTTTACCAGATTAGTACTGATGGAGGATTTTTGAAAAAACCGGTCCAAGAAAATAAAATTACGCTTGCACCGGGTGAACGAGCCGAAATCGTTGTTGATTTAGGTCACTATTCACAGGGAAGTCAGGTCAAACTCAAGTCGGCAGACAGCAACATTCTGACGATGAAGGTGAAGAATAATCATGACGGGGAAACAAAATTACCACGACAACTGACTAATCTTCAGACAGTCACTAAGTCAGGACAAAAAGTAACACAAAATATTGCTTTATCGGATATGGGACATATGGTAAGCATCAATAATAGGCAGTTTTCAATGAATCGAATTGATTTGAAAGTAAAGCAAAATACGACGCAGGTTTGGAAGATCCGCAATAAAAATAATATGATGGGTGAAATTCATCCTTTTCATATCCATGGTGTTCAGTTTCGATTATTGAGTATTAATAACAACGCATCACCAAGCAACATGCACGGTTGGAAAGATACGATCATGACAAGACCGGGTAACCAATACAAGATTTTGATTAAATTCACACAAACCGGAGTTTTCATGTAT contains the following coding sequences:
- a CDS encoding ArsR/SmtB family transcription factor, with translation MIKVDCCPDKPELASRDLLSEENASEIILLFKVLSNDTRLRILHCLTREPKISVGKIAARLNMKTAAISNQLQRLVDQKIVKTERDGNFINYEIIDECTAILLERAWCLAEDTGKITG
- a CDS encoding helix-turn-helix domain-containing protein — translated: MNYTETICAAQQGDPIAMAKLIKEFQPLIINITTWGHSYFDEDRYQILNEHFIHTVHKFNLERYLE
- a CDS encoding FAD-dependent oxidoreductase, with product MVRDAEKLLIIGGSDAGISAALKAKELKPQLRVQVLLADEYPNLSICGLPYAVSGEVPNWHSLAHRDLQELTSTGVEFQMNMIAKKIDPQQHEVIAHSFAGELQIYHYDHLVVATGAKPKLSGITGIDLARTQQQNSKVRVLHTMADYFALETNLTTNSVQNVAIVGSGYIGIEMAEALQKRHLNVTIFQRGAEILSTVDADLGQIVHQKLVANDVQVATNLTVSEINETETKVKVVGVNADQKINTYDFDLALVVVGVQPNTDLLVAAGSETGIAGAVKVDQYMQTTLPDIWAAGDLVETKHHLLGKAYLPLGTTAHKQGRTAGFNVAGVPRTFKGSIGTQVLKVFDLVVARTGLLAKEAIQADFAPFTVTTDVDDHKAYFPGAHKIKIRITGDQHTGRLLGVQVIGYYGSEVAKRCDIFAVAIFNNMTVAEISDLDLSYSPPVGSPWDAVQIATQNWEQQSLKY
- a CDS encoding sigma factor-like helix-turn-helix DNA-binding protein, whose translation is MSDQDVKQAFSHYAKLSLVNKTRSLYVEEQHKVPEVPLNEETLEYLIDEMLPGVKLIKAEQAAHLEEYFINERLVISIARLTDPQKKLLYYKYVEQLSDKAIGQILHVSSQAISKQHRKVLSKIAATFFD
- a CDS encoding heavy-metal-associated domain-containing protein produces the protein MKKLKLTLDKMCCENAVKRIFFELHSINGVEETHFDLASRSVLIYLQAGTLPAIESKYQDENLINKGCKQDEKQKKETTKSWR
- a CDS encoding CadD family cadmium resistance transporter, which produces MIKTIITGIVLYASTAIDLLVILMLLFSKYRSTKHKQQIYIGQFLGSYTLIAISLFFALVLHYVPAKWILGFLGLIPIGFGIKYILSDEDEAAEVDEKIEQRKDKNLIATVALITVASCGSDNIGLFVPYFVSLTIEQLITTFIVFTFCIFILVYLGDKFSRVKIVKKLLDKFGNWIMAIIYIGLGMMIILESDTISHLIKILF
- a CDS encoding IS30 family transposase produces the protein MREVFVLTQQQLTTNRQKGHHLTQIERGMIASLHSEGHSARQIASIIGVSHQTINNELSRGTIKQVKKINGEKHYLKVYCPEAAQARYEENRSNSRRPLKFKQVTDFLAYFDDKFHTEHWSPDATVGYAKKHRLFSPHKMICAKTLYNYIDAQLLEIRNIDLVEKVRRRMAHHKTTKVKRLAGSKSIDERPKKVNNRHEFGHFEIDTVVGERNGSQSILLTFTERKTRFEIVCLIEGKDADSVSYALRNIVNQYGDIIKTVTADNGTEFTTLETALNGIADTYFAHPYTSSERGTNEVHNRMLRRYFPKGQSLDIATPSQVQIAQSHLNNLPRRILKFKTPAEAFEREVKRARKAHTA
- a CDS encoding IS256 family transposase, which translates into the protein MNQFTKEIVTALAQNQDLDLIFKDHLEIAVNELLQNELSAFLGYERYDRAGFNSGNSRNGNYLRTFKTKYGELNLTVPRDRNGEFINHTLPAYQRQTDQLEQTVIQLYQKGITTHEISDLMEKMYGAYYTPQTVSNLTKVVNEQVEAFKSRTLSEKYAVIYLDATYLPLRRDTVAKEAVHIAIGIQPNGHKEVLSYKIAPTESGAIWTEVLADLKQRGVQQNLLFVADGLVGLASAVGKYYPEAVIQQCLVHVSRNISHRIRVKDRKEVLGDFKLIHQSSDKQAAEHSLANFINRWRKRYPKVTQGLLENQKLLTCFDFPAAIRASIYSTNLIESFNKKFKRQTKKREQFPNEESLERTLMTVILDYNDKFDQRVHKGFNMVEDTLESMF
- a CDS encoding multicopper oxidase family protein; the encoded protein is MQRKRLYLILIGFIIIVIGLNVFWLIKFKQSPVKAGMMPNTSSQITNNKEKQRILNIPPVLKPDSTDANNVYYTLRAQTGMTQLVSGEKTKTYGYNGPFLGPTIRVERGQNIHIHTQNRLKQATSFHWHGAILDDSSDGGPHQTVAAGQNKLISFKVNQPAATLWYHPHAVGSTASQVYNGLAGFLLVDDQNSRQLKLPRNYGKDDFPIVVQDRSFDKNNQLDYKKIVSSNGTLGNTLLINGTQNPYIETTTKYVRLRLLNGSNAREYTFKLDDRSSFYQISTDGGFLKKPVQENKITLAPGERAEIVVDLGHYSQGSQVKLKSADSNILTMKVKNNHDGETKLPRQLTNLQTVTKSGQKVTQNIALSDMGHMVSINNRQFSMNRIDLKVKQNTTQVWKIRNKNNMMGEIHPFHIHGVQFRLLSINNNASPSNMHGWKDTIMTRPGNQYKILIKFTQTGVFMYHCHNLEHEEAGMMGQIRVVP
- a CDS encoding HAD-IC family P-type ATPase; translation: MKNKKKKQQNHGDNDMQSMDHTHMNMESNGGDMMQHGGQMMHMGNMKRKFWVSLIFSLPIIALSPMLKFSFMPNLVFPGSEWLVLILATFLYIYGGAPFIKGAKAELKERKPEMMTLVALGITVSYFYSLYAFTINQFFVADTHVMDFFWELATLIDIMLLGHWIEMDAVMAAGNALEKMAALLPNTATIVADNGDHIEKPLNEVVIGESVIVKAGEKIPTDGIILDGNTTVNEALVTGESKAVTKMKNDKVIGGSTNGSGAIMVKVTGTGQSGYLAQVMQMVSNAQKEQSKAEGVADKVAGLLVYAAVSAAILTFIVWLLVSGDFNLALERTVTVLVIACPHALGLAIPLVVARSTSIGAQNGLLTRKRQALEDATELDAILMDKTGTLTEGNFAVNDYKATDTAYSNEQILSLMGALESGSSHPLSVGILSKLKELNLKREFYNQVSHPC
- a CDS encoding BlaI/MecI/CopY family transcriptional regulator; translated protein: MLNREVCCVTNAEYEVLRIIWHYPGISTKDICKEIKKRKNWQLSTIKTLLLRLENKTLIVKNTYYHQAHYYAQYSESIVVSAFIKRLLSRRETLSQEEFLELVENNLQNNSSDIGGLKINEKT